In Miscanthus floridulus cultivar M001 chromosome 19, ASM1932011v1, whole genome shotgun sequence, the DNA window GGCCATTGACAGCAGCTGTTACTGCTGCTGGTGGAAATGCAACGTATGCTTTTTTTTCTCCTACAGTACTTGTTGAAGTTAGTATGAAGTCCATGGGTATGTGTCGTGGCTTATGGGGCATTGGTTTTTCAACTTCAGTTACGTGCTTGATGGAGTACCAAGAATGAGGGAGAGACCCATTGGCGACTTGGTTGTCGGATTGAAGCAGCTTGGTGCGGACGTTGATTGTTTCCTTGGCACTGACTGCCCACCCGTTCGTATCAATGGAATTGGAGGGCTACCTGGTGgcaaggttagttactaagggcCACATGCTACATTCTTCTGTAAATGGTACAACTATTTTCGAGCTTTTGCATTTGTAAGGAAAACATAGATTGATCTGAATAACCTTCAAATGGTCATCCCTAACTAGCAAACCATGTTTCCATTAAGCTCAATGAAGTAATACTTGGCATGTCTTTAGCAACTTAATTTCCATCTTCTGGGGGCATTTCCTGTTTTCTAGTCTAATAATATATGTTTTTAGCATGAATTAACTCTTACCACTGTTACATTGTACAGGTCAAGCTCTCTGGCTCCATCAGCAGTCAGTACTTGAGTGCCTTGCTGATGGCTGCTCCTTTGGCTCTAGGGGATGTGGAGATTGAAATCATTGATAAATTAATCTCCATTCCCTATGTCGAAATGACATTGAGATTGATGGAGCGTTTTGGCGTGAAAGCAGAGCATTCTGATAGCTGGGACAGATTCTACATTAAGGGAGGTCAAAAATACAAGTAAGCTTTGTAATTTATTTCACTTTGATGTCAACAATTCAGTTTTCAGTTTGCCAAACAGATGCATCCATATTTGAATATATGCACCGTAGGCTAAAATCGTTGCAGGGTAAAAAACTAGTACTGAGTATTGACTGTGTAAGTTACTTAATCAGTTGGAATATGGCCAGTCTATTGGAGTCAATAACGCTAACCAAAATAACCAAGCAATGCCTATTTAGTAGTCACCTAGTTATACAGAGGGAACAACTATGTAGACTGTTGATATCACCAGAAATCGCATCCTCTTGAAACTTGGTTTATAAGAGACAGTCTAGGTAGCACGACTTAGCTACTTGGCAATTGGCTTGGATACCTTTTTTTTTCAGGAAAAGCCACTTGAttggtttttttcattttttgtgCTCCGTCTGTGATGTGTGAACCTGCTCCTCTATTTTTTTAGGACATATCCATGTTGTTAGCTAACATGCTTCCCTTAGTTCATTTTACTGAAATCAGTTCATATGTTAATTAGCGGTTTCCCTAAACTAAACCTTCTTTTGCTTTGCAATCAATAGGTCCCCCAAAAATGCCTATGTTGAAGGTGATGCCTCAAGTGCAAGCTATTTCTTGGCTGGTGCTGCAATTACTGGAGGAACCGTGACTGTTGAAGGTTGTGGCACCACCAGTTTGCAGGTAAAGCTTTGCCGTAATGCTAACTGCTTTTGCTCTTTTGGTCTCGACATTGCTCTCAGAGTCATTAAATAACATAATCATCTGCAAATATCAAATAGACATACTTCGGTGAGTGGATATTTATGTAATAACTTGTTAAACACACCAAACTAAACAGTCCTGTAAAATGTGCTCCTTATGCTGTCTCCGTTACTTATTAATTTGCTGAATACCGCAGGGTGATGTCAAATTTGCAGAGGTACTGGAGATGATGGGAGCTAAGGTTACATGGACCGAGACCAGCGTAACCGTCACTGGCCCACCACGGCAGCCATTTGGGAGGAAACACCTCAAGGCTATTGATGTCAACATGAACAAAATGCCTGATGTCGCCATGACTCTCGCTGTGGTTGCCCTCTTTGCCGATGGCCCAACAGCTATCAGAGATGGTAAAACATTCTCTGCCCTACAACCATGCCTGTTCTACATGACAAGACTTCATACGGAGTAACATTCAAGGCATGGTTCTGGTTACGCTTCACTAATAGCTATTGCTCTTGGGCAGTGGCTTCCTGGAGAGTAAAGGAGACCGAGAGGATGGTTGCGATCCGGACGGAGCTAACCAAGGTAAAATGACATGCTTCACAGGTCTCATGTCGTCTTTCTTTCCACAGCTTGCTGCCTCTTGCGCTTGCCTGCGGTTGGTTCATCCTCAGCTGCTGTTTGTGTTTCCACCAGCTGGGAGCATCTGTGGAGgaaggcccggactattgcatCATCACACCGCCGGAGAAGCTGAACGTGACGGCAATCGACACGTACGACGACCACAGGATGGCCATGGCCTTCTCCCTTGCCGCCTGCGCCGAGGTCCCCGTCACAATCCGGGACCCTGGGTGCACCCGGAAGACC includes these proteins:
- the LOC136527910 gene encoding 3-phosphoshikimate 1-carboxyvinyltransferase 2-like is translated as MAAMAATVSLDLAAGRRHHHHRPSSAARPSARPRPAPAPAAIRGLRARGRRVVPAAAAAAPAVQAGAEEIVLQPIKEISGTVKLPGSKSLSNRILLLAALSEGTTVVDNLLNSEDVHYMLGALNTLGLSVEADKVAKRAVVVGCGGKFPVEDAKEEVQLFLGNAGTAMRPLTAAVTAAGGNATYVLDGVPRMRERPIGDLVVGLKQLGADVDCFLGTDCPPVRINGIGGLPGGKVKLSGSISSQYLSALLMAAPLALGDVEIEIIDKLISIPYVEMTLRLMERFGVKAEHSDSWDRFYIKGGQKYKSPKNAYVEGDASSASYFLAGAAITGGTVTVEGCGTTSLQGDVKFAEVLEMMGAKVTWTETSVTVTGPPRQPFGRKHLKAIDVNMNKMPDVAMTLAVVALFADGPTAIRDVASWRVKETERMVAIRTELTKLGASVEEGPDYCIITPPEKLNVTAIDTYDDHRMAMAFSLAACAEVPVTIRDPGCTRKTFPDYFDVLSTFVKN